Proteins encoded together in one Chryseobacterium sp. G0201 window:
- a CDS encoding SIMPL domain-containing protein: MNKNILAIAVASLGFIIGLGLLGSAIKNRNKSENTISITGLGTKQFTSDLITWSGSFSKNNADLKSAYDELAMDRKVINDYLISKGIKQSEIVFSSVDIQKQFRNYTDSNGNNVQGEFSGYSLTQKVSIESKEVAKIENLSRNITEIINRGIEFTSSSPSYFYTKLATVKQEMIASATKDAKERAEKIAENSGSKLGNLKKATMGVIQITAPNSNEDYSYGGTFNTSSKEKEASITIKLEYEVN; encoded by the coding sequence ATGAATAAAAACATTCTTGCAATTGCGGTTGCATCTTTAGGCTTCATTATTGGTCTTGGACTTTTAGGAAGTGCTATTAAAAATAGAAATAAATCTGAAAATACTATTTCTATTACTGGTTTAGGTACGAAACAATTCACTTCCGATTTAATTACTTGGTCGGGAAGTTTTTCTAAAAATAATGCCGATCTGAAATCTGCTTATGATGAATTGGCGATGGACAGAAAAGTGATCAACGATTATCTTATTTCAAAAGGTATCAAACAAAGTGAGATCGTTTTTTCTTCGGTAGATATTCAGAAGCAGTTTAGAAATTATACGGACTCAAATGGAAATAATGTACAAGGAGAATTTTCGGGATATAGTCTGACGCAGAAAGTTTCTATTGAAAGTAAAGAAGTCGCAAAAATTGAAAACCTTTCCAGAAATATTACGGAAATTATCAACCGTGGGATAGAATTTACATCTTCTTCACCATCTTATTTTTATACAAAATTAGCGACAGTAAAGCAGGAAATGATTGCTTCTGCAACGAAAGATGCTAAAGAAAGAGCTGAAAAGATTGCAGAAAATTCTGGAAGTAAATTAGGAAATCTGAAAAAGGCGACGATGGGAGTTATTCAAATTACAGCCCCAAATTCTAATGAAGATTATTCGTATGGCGGAACTTTTAATACTTCTTCTAAAGAAAAAGAAGCGAGTATTACGATTAAGTTGGAATATGAGGTGAATTAA
- a CDS encoding PspC family transcriptional regulator produces the protein MFDNIRHKMEREWFGVLTRMGAKLGIPVSKLRVFFIYSTFATAGFFFLIYLGLAFTLWIKDIFITRRPSVFDL, from the coding sequence ATGTTCGATAATATCCGCCATAAAATGGAAAGAGAATGGTTTGGCGTTCTTACAAGAATGGGCGCTAAATTGGGAATTCCTGTGTCTAAACTGAGGGTTTTCTTTATCTACTCTACTTTTGCCACGGCAGGTTTTTTCTTTCTTATCTATTTAGGATTAGCGTTTACCCTTTGGATTAAAGATATTTTTATTACAAGAAGGCCAAGCGTTTTCGATTTATAA
- the bshA gene encoding N-acetyl-alpha-D-glucosaminyl L-malate synthase BshA, protein MKIGILCYPTYGGSGIVATELGMSLANKGYEVHFISSALPARLDITNPNIFFHRVNVQTYPLFQYQPYDIALSSMIYRVVNLYKLDLLHAHYAIPYAYAAFTAKQMLQEDNNDIPLVTTLHGTDITLVGQHPSYKHAVEFSINQSDAITSVSESLKRDTLQFFKIKKEIQVITNFIDNSEFDEPSDCQRTQFANPDEKILIHVSNLRPVKRVEEVLQIFKNVQNKVKSKLIIIGEGPDMEKVNQFLEENPDLISKIRLLGKVNDLYRILQLSDVFLLPSEQESFGLAALEAMAANTPVISSNAGGIPEVNIQGETGFLAEIGNVEAMSNYTIKLLSNEELLTQMKINAKEQAIKFDLKNILPIYEEMYRTTIENFKKELSKV, encoded by the coding sequence ATGAAAATAGGCATACTTTGCTACCCAACATACGGCGGAAGCGGAATCGTGGCAACAGAACTTGGAATGTCTCTTGCCAACAAAGGCTATGAAGTACATTTCATCAGCTCGGCTCTTCCCGCAAGATTAGACATCACCAATCCGAATATTTTCTTTCACAGAGTAAATGTTCAGACTTACCCGCTTTTCCAATATCAGCCTTATGATATTGCGTTAAGCTCGATGATTTACCGTGTCGTGAATCTTTATAAACTGGATTTGCTACATGCACATTATGCGATTCCTTACGCTTACGCGGCATTTACAGCTAAGCAAATGTTACAGGAAGATAACAACGACATTCCGTTGGTAACAACGCTTCACGGGACTGATATTACGCTTGTAGGTCAGCATCCAAGTTACAAACATGCCGTAGAATTCTCGATTAATCAATCAGATGCGATCACTTCTGTTTCTGAAAGCTTAAAAAGAGATACACTACAGTTTTTTAAGATCAAAAAAGAGATTCAGGTAATTACCAATTTTATTGATAATTCTGAATTTGACGAGCCTAGCGATTGTCAGAGAACTCAATTTGCGAATCCTGACGAAAAAATATTGATTCACGTATCCAATTTACGTCCTGTAAAACGTGTGGAAGAAGTTCTTCAGATATTTAAAAATGTTCAGAATAAAGTAAAATCTAAACTGATCATTATCGGAGAAGGTCCTGATATGGAAAAAGTTAATCAGTTTTTAGAAGAAAATCCGGATCTGATCTCAAAAATTCGTCTTTTAGGAAAAGTGAATGATTTGTATAGAATTCTTCAGCTTTCAGACGTATTTTTATTACCTTCTGAGCAGGAAAGTTTTGGTCTGGCAGCGTTGGAAGCGATGGCTGCAAATACTCCGGTTATCAGTTCAAATGCAGGTGGAATTCCTGAAGTAAATATCCAGGGAGAAACAGGTTTCTTAGCCGAAATTGGAAATGTAGAAGCGATGAGCAACTATACGATCAAATTGTTGAGCAATGAAGAACTTTTAACCCAAATGAAGATAAATGCGAAAGAACAAGCGATAAAATTCGATTTGAAAAACATTCTTCCTATATATGAAGAAATGTATAGAACAACAATAGAAAATTTTAAAAAAGAGTTGTCTAAAGTATAG
- a CDS encoding GNAT family N-acetyltransferase, whose amino-acid sequence MEFLPITSSDDFRVQEIYTSYSSSFPEDERRDWDKFIKLFENSNVKIISVLHESKTIGYLILWELSNFVFVEHFEVFKEFRSQKFGSHITGYLFDNYPRIILEIEPEHLGEDAKRRYSFYQKNGFKLLDEIYVQPSYGEGKNPIDMWLLSNYSPENLKEVKDEIYDIVYH is encoded by the coding sequence ATGGAATTTTTACCGATTACATCATCAGACGACTTTAGAGTCCAGGAAATCTACACTTCCTATTCAAGCTCCTTTCCCGAGGATGAAAGACGGGATTGGGATAAATTTATAAAGCTTTTTGAAAATTCAAATGTCAAAATAATTTCTGTTTTACACGAATCAAAAACGATCGGTTACCTCATCCTTTGGGAATTGAGCAACTTTGTTTTTGTTGAACATTTTGAAGTGTTTAAAGAATTTAGAAGTCAGAAATTCGGATCACATATTACCGGATATTTATTTGACAATTACCCCCGAATTATTTTAGAGATCGAACCCGAACATTTAGGAGAAGATGCAAAAAGACGCTATTCATTTTATCAGAAAAATGGCTTTAAACTTCTTGATGAAATATATGTGCAGCCAAGTTACGGCGAAGGAAAAAATCCTATTGATATGTGGTTGTTATCAAATTATTCTCCTGAAAATCTGAAGGAGGTTAAAGATGAAATTTACGATATTGTTTATCATTAA
- a CDS encoding DUF2851 family protein, which translates to MTEKLLQYLWNFKIFKHFDFKDIEGNSVEILDFGKWNTDSGPDFLLAKIKINNVIFAGNIELHVKSSDWIFHNHSIDPNYQNIILHVVFQNDADIDELKNKNIPTLELKSFIDENILWKYEKLVSENQFIPCENIFDQTKIPIHFHEENILKKLEQKSLEIEESLELYKNNFEAVLFHHLAYSFGLKVNAFIFKQIAESIDFTIINKIKQNETQLEALFFGISGWLENPKDDQMQIWKREFDFVKAKFNISDLKFRPKFLRLRPPNFPTIRLSQLANLYHQHHSLFSKIIFAKSSVELFELFKNVKASKYWDNHFNFGKISTVDQPKVLTKDFIELIILNSILPLKYTYHQYHNEEITSEILEFYTNISSEKNSIIDQWKNLGLKTKNALESQSLIYHYKNSCEEKNCLNCGIGLNF; encoded by the coding sequence ATGACGGAAAAACTACTTCAATATCTTTGGAACTTTAAGATTTTCAAACATTTTGACTTCAAGGATATTGAAGGAAATTCCGTTGAAATATTAGATTTCGGCAAATGGAATACCGATTCCGGACCCGATTTTTTATTGGCGAAAATTAAAATCAACAATGTAATTTTTGCAGGAAATATCGAGCTTCACGTAAAATCCTCCGACTGGATATTTCATAATCATTCTATAGATCCCAATTACCAAAACATTATTCTTCACGTTGTTTTTCAAAACGATGCTGATATTGATGAACTGAAAAATAAAAATATTCCAACACTGGAATTAAAAAGTTTCATCGATGAAAATATTCTCTGGAAATATGAAAAATTGGTCAGTGAAAATCAATTTATTCCCTGCGAAAATATTTTTGATCAGACTAAAATTCCGATCCATTTTCATGAGGAAAATATTCTAAAAAAACTGGAACAGAAATCTTTGGAGATAGAGGAAAGTTTAGAATTATATAAAAATAATTTCGAAGCCGTCCTTTTTCATCATCTCGCCTACTCTTTTGGGTTAAAAGTAAATGCTTTTATTTTTAAACAAATTGCAGAAAGTATTGATTTCACGATCATCAATAAAATCAAACAGAACGAAACTCAGCTTGAAGCTTTATTCTTCGGGATTTCCGGTTGGTTGGAAAATCCAAAAGATGACCAAATGCAAATTTGGAAGCGAGAATTTGATTTTGTTAAAGCTAAATTCAATATCTCAGATTTAAAATTTCGTCCTAAATTTTTAAGATTAAGACCTCCGAATTTCCCTACTATTCGTTTGTCGCAATTGGCTAATCTTTACCATCAGCATCACAGTTTATTTTCAAAGATCATTTTTGCGAAAAGTTCTGTCGAATTATTTGAACTATTTAAGAATGTAAAAGCTTCGAAATATTGGGATAATCATTTTAATTTCGGGAAAATTTCAACAGTTGATCAACCTAAAGTTTTGACTAAAGATTTCATTGAATTAATTATTTTAAACTCCATTCTTCCTTTAAAATATACTTATCATCAATATCACAATGAAGAAATCACTAGTGAGATTTTAGAATTTTACACGAACATTTCATCAGAAAAAAATTCAATCATCGATCAATGGAAAAACCTTGGTTTAAAAACTAAAAATGCCCTGGAAAGTCAGAGCCTGATTTATCACTATAAAAATTCCTGCGAAGAAAAAAATTGCTTAAATTGCGGTATTGGATTAAACTTTTAA